One segment of Drosophila ananassae strain 14024-0371.13 chromosome 3R, ASM1763931v2, whole genome shotgun sequence DNA contains the following:
- the LOC6504415 gene encoding fibrinogen-like protein 1, with protein sequence MEPRVILIVSIISVLVLTDLTVADEECYQKAVEVVQPILNHFVELKMAAHNSRLKDLINKINIKDEQIKALIESSKEQKNTINTLTKNNDALIKAQSGNEELIRIIKSEISQKNNEINSFKTQICEDLKKASEEKDYFNIKLLSCSDNINKNKNSLLDKNVGEIQEKTDQAMSKESQNKDLTSQINVLPQNLTKTIENVGKCDEISPCPTASKGLFHIKLPEVSAFEAPCNGSGWMVIQRRMDGSVDFDRNWTQYRDGFGNLRGEFFLGLEKVHLITQSRHHELLIRLGKVNGSTDFVQYDNFRIGSEKDSYPLESVGNPTGGAGDSLIEHHLNIKFSTIDRDNDVACRNCASYMGGGWWFNNCGYSNLNGRFYKDGKTEDENGIIWGSWHEYDWSVSLTFVEMMIRPKPF encoded by the exons ATGGAACCGCGAGTTATACTTATAGTTTCAATTATCTCGGTTTTGGTCCTGACAGACTTGACTGTCGCCGACGAAGAGTGTTACCAAAAAGCAGTTGAAGTTGTTCAGCCAATATTAAACCATTTTGTGGAGTTGAAAATGGCCGCGCATAACAGCCGGTTAAAAGatttgataaataaaattaatataaaagaTGAACAAATAAAGGCGCTGATTGAAAGCAGCAAAGagcaaaaaaacacaataaacacTCTGACCAAAAACAACGATGCTCTGATAAAAGCACAAAGTGGCAATGAAGAGCTGATAAGGATtattaaaagtgaaataagccagaaaaacaatgaaataaattcatttaaaactCAAATTTGTGAAGATCTTAAAAAAGCTAGTGAAGAAAAAGactattttaatattaaactaCTTAGTTGTTCggacaatattaataaaaacaagaattcTTTGTtggataaaaatgttggagAAATCCAGGAAAagactgatcaggcaatgagCAAGGAATCCCAAAATAAGGACCTAACCAGTCAAATAAATGTTTTACCCCAAAACTTAActaaaacaattgaaaatgttggaaaatgTGATGAAATAAGCCCTTGTCCCACTGCCAGCAAAGGCCTATTCCATATTAAGCTTCCGGAAGTTAGTGCATTTGAGGCTCCTTGTAATGGATCTGGATGGATGGTAATTCAGAGACGGATGGACGGCAGCGTGGACTTTGATCGCAATTGGACGCAATACAGAGATGGGTTTGGAAATTTGAGAGGAGAGTTCTTCTTAGGCTTGGAGAAGGTGCACCTCATAACTCAGTCGAGGCACCATGAACTGCTTATCCGTCTGGGAAAAGTGAACGGGTCCACTGATTTCGTCCAGTATGATAATTTCAGGATTGGTAGTGAGAAGGATTCCTATCCATTGGAATCGGTTGGAAACCCCACTGGAGGTGCAGGCGACTCCCTTATAGAACACCATTTGAACATAAAGTTCTCCACTATTGACAGGGATAATGACGTGGCTTGTAGAAATTGTGCTAGCTATATGGGTGGTGGCTGGTGGTTTAATAACTGTGGATACAG CAACCTAAACGGAAGGTTCTACAAAGATGGTAAAACGGAGGATGAGAATGGGATAATTTGGGGAAGTTGGCACGAATACGACTGGTCTGTTTCACTTACATTTGTCGAAATGATGATTAGACCCAAACCCTTTTAA
- the LOC6502757 gene encoding fibroleukin: MHLRVIAAVLSVLVLSDLTAGDEECYKNTAPEEVVEVVECSGSCFEIVKPILNHFVEMKMAADNSRYLKDQLKDVINENKIKDEQINALIKSSNEQKNTINTLTKNNDALIKAQSGNEELIRVIKSEISQKNNEINSFKTQICEDLKKASEDKDNFNIKLLSCSNNINKNKNSLMDKNVGEIQEKTDQAMSKESQNKDPTSQINVLSQNLTETIEKLGKYDEITSCPTASKGLFHIKHPEVSAFEAPCNGSGWMVIQRRMDGNVDFDRNWTEYRDGFGNLRGEFFLGLEKVHLITQSRQHELLIRLGKVNGSTDFVQYDNFRIGSEKDSYPLESVGNSTARDSLTYYHLK; this comes from the coding sequence ATGCACCTGCGAGTTATAGCTGCAGTTCTTTCGGTTTTGGTCCTGTCAGACTTGACTGCCGGCGACGAAGAGTGTTATAAAAATACAGCACCGGAAGAAGTAGTTGAGGTGGTCGAGTGTAGTGGAAGCTGCTTTGAAATAGTAAAGCCAATCTTAAACCATTTCGTGGAGATGAAAATGGCCGCGGATAACAGCAGGTACTTAAAAGACCAGTTAAAGGATGTGataaacgaaaataaaataaaagatgaGCAAATAAACGCGCTGATCAAAAGCAGCAATGagcaaaaaaacacaataaacacTCTGACCAAAAACAACGATGCTCTAATAAAAGCTCAAAGTGGCAATGAAGAGCTGATAAGGGTtattaaaagtgaaataagccagaaaaacaatgaaataaattcatttaaaactCAAATTTGTGAAGATCTTAAAAAAGCTAGTGAAGATAAAgacaattttaatataaaactaCTTAGTTGTTCAaacaatattaataaaaacaagaattcTTTGATGGATAAAAATGTTGGGGAAATCCAGGAAAagactgatcaggcaatgagCAAGGAATCCCAAAATAAGGACCCAACCAGtcaaataaatgttttatCCCAAAACTTAACTGAAACAATTGAAAAACTTGGAAAATATGATGAAATAACTTCTTGCCCCACTGCCAGCAAAGGCCTATTCCATATAAAGCATCCGGAAGTGAGTGCATTTGAGGCTCCTTGTAATGGATCTGGATGGATGGTAATTCAGAGACGGATGGACGGCAACGTGGACTTTGATCGCAATTGGACGGAATACAGAGATGGGTTTGGAAATTTGAGAGGAGAGTTCTTCTTAGGCTTGGAGAAGGTGCACCTCATAACTCAGTCGAGGCAGCATGAACTGCTTATCCGTCTGGGAAAAGTGAACGGGTCCACTGATTTCGTCCAGTATGATAATTTCAGGATTGGTAGTGAGAAGGATTCCTATCCATTGGAATCGGTTGGAAATTCCACTGCACGCGACTCCCTCACATATTACCATTTGAAGTGA
- the LOC6505526 gene encoding tRNA-dihydrouridine(16/17) synthase [NAD(P)(+)]-like, with translation MSCTTLIFKLRRIQKRPIKSIYFTDHINNVVNMVNDEGGEASPTAKLGGYDFYRSTLGSPRYVVAPMVDQSELAWRMLCRRYGAHLCYTPMYHANLFATDPKYRKDALQTCAGDRPLVIQFCGNDAQQILDAALAAQDHCDAVDINLGCPQAIAKRGHYGSFLQDEWELLTEIVSTLHKKLSIPVTCKIRIFEDRAKTIRYAQMLEAAGCQLLTVHGRTREQKGPLTGVADWSYIKEVRQHIKIPMFANGNILGLEDVHRCLEETGVDGVMSAEGNLHNPAIFQGLAPPVWHMAKEYLEFVDLYPCPSSYIRGHLFKLFHHIMNIRQNSELRETLATANQLVQFNDVVQRVKAKYEPYHKGELPYEPEEMDATVGAEKLPLAPWLCQPYIRASPESHRQKIAEKEREAEDPNRAKRQFFDKDGNEISRKRMKKLRRRQRRPNKTDAQIQMRHERRLEYCTECANPQGSKCEFRLCRVCCRERCYSSDRDCPGHGILIKSRRAKAKRFEENSKHEENQDSGVGAENPDSNQTTVDTSTQDML, from the exons ATGAGTTGCACAACCTTAATTTTTAAGCTCCGAAGAATCCAAAAAAGGCCTATCAAATCAATTTACTTTACTGACCATA TTAATAACGTAGTTAATATGGTGAACGATGAAGGCGGCGAGGCATCCCCGACAGCAAAGCTTGGAGGCTATGACTTCTATCGCTCCACCCTCGGATCTCCGCGCTACGTGGTAGCACCCATGGTGGACCAAAGCGAACTGGCCTGGCGGATGCTGTGCCGTCGATATGGAGCCCATCTGTGTTACACCCCGATGTATCATGCCAACCTATTCGCCACCGATCCCAAGTACCGGAAGGATGCTCTGCAAACGTGTGCTGGCGACCGTCCTCTGGTTATCCAGTTTTGCGGTAACGATGCCCAACAAATCTTGGACGCAGCCCTAGCGGCGCAGGATCACTGCGATGCGGTGGACATAAACTTGGGATGCCCCCAGGCGATTGCCAAGCGGGGGCACTATGGATCCTTTCTCCAGGACGAGTGGGAGCTGCTAACGGAGATTG tgAGCACGCTCCACAAGAAACTTTCCATACCGGTGACCTGCAAAATTCGCATTTTCGAGGACCGCGCCAAGACAATCCGATATGCCCAAATGCTGGAGGCTGCCGGCTGTCAGCTCCTTACCGTCCACGGCAGGACTAGGGAGCAGAAGGGTCCTTTGACAGGTGTCGCTGATTGGAGTTACATCAAGGAGGTGCGGCAACACATCAAGATTCCCATGTTCGCCAACGGAAATATACTCGGCCTGGAGGACGTGCACCGGTGTCTGGAGGAAACGGGAGTCGATGGGGTGATGAGCGCCGAGGGAAATCTACACAACCCAGCCATCTTCCAGGGGCTGGCTCCACCCGTCTGGCACATGGCCAAGGAGTACTTAGAATTTGTGGACCTCTATCCCTGTCCCAGCTCCTACATAAGGGGCCATCTCTTCAAGCTCTTCCACCACAT TATGAATATCCGACAAAATTCGGAGCTTAGGGAAACCCTAGCAACTGCCAACCAGTTAGTGCAATTCAACGACGTAGTTCAAAGGGTAAAGGCCAAATACGAGCCCTACCACAAGGGCGAATTGCCTTACGAGCCTGAGGAAATGGATGCCACCGTGGGTGCCGAG AAACTTCCCCTGGCTCCATGGCTCTGTCAGCCCTACATACGCGCCTCACCCGAGTCCCACCGCCAAAAGATTGCGGAGAAAGAGCGCGAGGCCGAGGACCCCAATCGAGCCAAGAGGCAGTTCTTTGACAAGGACGGCAACGAGATCTCTCGGAAGCGGATGAAAAAGCTGCGAAGACGCCAAAGGCGACCCAACAAAACAGATGCCCAGATTCAGATGCGGCACGAGAGGCGTCTGGAATACTGCACGGAGTGCGCTAATCCACAAGGTTCCAAGTGCGAATTTCGTTTGTGCCGTGTCTGCTGCAGGGAGAGATGCTATAGCTCTGATCGAGACTGTCCCGGCCATGGAATCCTCATCAAATCCCGTCGAGCCAAGGCCAAGCGGTTCGAGGAGAATTCAAAGCATGAAGAAAACCAAGACTCCGGCGTAGGTGCTGAAAATCCGGACAGTAATCAGACGACGGTTGATACGAGTACGCAGGATATGCTTTGA